A window of Raineyella sp. W15-4 contains these coding sequences:
- the ppgK gene encoding polyphosphate--glucose phosphotransferase gives MTVRPVLGIDIGGSGIKGAPVDLEAGDFAVDRLRIPTPKKSTPKKVGAAVAEIVAYFAELTGDGPIGITIPAVVTHGVTRTAANIDPAWIGFEAEKMFEDLLGRPVVVFNDADAAGLAEAHFGAAKDHPGLVLVTTLGTGIGTALVHRGVLIPNSEFGHIEIDGHDAETQASSGVKDRLGLSYKQWAPRVERYFQTVEALLWPDLIVVGGGISRDADKFLPRLSLNTPIVPAELRNRAGIIGAAWMALYREDHPNQELRVEEATERALRQAEERATAPHPDADDTSDQVLATDEDDAASTGAGTSDDANPGDEGEAGGDAFEQPTEQETAGEE, from the coding sequence ATGACAGTGCGACCAGTGCTCGGCATCGACATCGGCGGGTCGGGGATCAAGGGTGCCCCGGTCGACCTGGAGGCCGGCGACTTCGCCGTCGACCGACTGCGGATCCCGACTCCGAAGAAGTCCACCCCGAAGAAGGTGGGGGCCGCGGTCGCCGAGATCGTGGCGTACTTCGCGGAGCTGACCGGGGACGGCCCGATCGGCATCACGATCCCGGCGGTGGTCACCCACGGCGTGACGCGTACGGCCGCCAACATCGACCCGGCGTGGATCGGGTTCGAGGCGGAGAAGATGTTCGAGGACCTGCTGGGACGGCCGGTGGTGGTCTTCAACGACGCCGACGCGGCGGGGCTGGCCGAGGCACACTTCGGGGCGGCCAAGGACCATCCCGGCCTGGTGCTGGTGACGACGCTGGGCACCGGCATCGGCACCGCGCTGGTCCACCGCGGCGTGCTGATCCCGAACAGCGAGTTCGGCCACATCGAGATCGACGGCCACGACGCCGAGACCCAGGCCTCGTCCGGGGTGAAGGACCGGCTCGGCCTGTCGTACAAGCAGTGGGCGCCGCGGGTCGAGCGGTACTTCCAGACCGTCGAGGCGCTGCTCTGGCCCGATCTGATCGTCGTCGGCGGCGGGATCAGCCGGGACGCCGACAAATTCCTGCCCCGGCTCAGCCTCAACACCCCGATCGTTCCCGCCGAACTCCGCAACCGCGCGGGCATCATCGGCGCCGCCTGGATGGCCCTGTACCGCGAGGATCATCCCAACCAGGAGCTGCGCGTCGAGGAGGCCACCGAACGGGCCCTGCGCCAGGCCGAGGAACGGGCGACGGCGCCGCACCCCGATGCCGACGACACCTCGGACCAGGTGCTGGCGACCGACGAGGACGATGCGGCGTCGACGGGCGCGGGGACGTCGGACGATGCGAATCCCGGCGACGAGGGCGAAGCCGGCGGAGACGCGTTCGAGCAGCCGACGGAGCAGGAAACAGCCGGCGAGGAGTGA
- a CDS encoding PH domain-containing protein, with amino-acid sequence MTDPSAPGAGEQQPGRPGQGLGRPDAPGPEFRPPEIPGRTAGQPAAPTPAPDVPAPAASADAPAPGHPVLERPHPLTPLVRGWIVLAAGIYAYLRDGLDSTPRTPGAPPTGWLIGGIILVVALAAALAGWATWWFTRFVIDEHEVRVETGWLRRRSRRVAFERIQSVDVDQPLVARLFGLAELRIEAGAGEAATRLRYLSRARAYDLRDYLLRRAVGERTSVAAVGRQPRPGVLVDASAADQLLLTMEPTRIIGAFLLSTELWWSVGISIVIIVIGWTAGAGAVSLAVLLPVVIGFVSMVSRRVNHQFNFQLLRTPSGGLRITSGLTRLVSQTLPMDRIQGVRIRQPLLWRIPGWWSVDIDMVGLASGHREEDNDRRESTVLPAGTRAELAFILRQVLPGIDLDAVPLRGVPRRVRLIRWVDAHTLRWGATPQVTIADHGVFERRGAIVPLRKFQSVRLTQGPLQRWLGLASVHVDLTPGPVHLVARHLPTDEARTYARTLLAWGAQARQAEEVRPAGEMPPFGEAGPVGGTAARPAGGTSPDTPDTPGPPPASHS; translated from the coding sequence GTGACCGATCCGTCGGCACCGGGCGCAGGCGAACAGCAGCCCGGCCGGCCTGGTCAGGGGCTTGGTCGGCCGGATGCCCCCGGACCGGAGTTCCGCCCGCCCGAGATCCCCGGCCGGACGGCCGGCCAGCCCGCGGCCCCGACGCCGGCGCCGGACGTTCCCGCACCCGCCGCCTCTGCCGACGCCCCTGCCCCCGGCCATCCGGTGCTGGAGCGGCCGCACCCGCTCACGCCACTGGTCCGCGGCTGGATCGTGCTCGCCGCCGGCATCTACGCCTACCTCCGCGACGGCCTCGACAGCACTCCGCGTACACCCGGCGCGCCGCCCACTGGCTGGCTGATCGGCGGGATCATCCTCGTCGTCGCCCTCGCTGCGGCGCTCGCCGGCTGGGCGACCTGGTGGTTCACCCGGTTCGTCATCGACGAACACGAGGTGCGGGTCGAGACCGGCTGGCTGCGGCGGCGTTCCCGCCGGGTCGCCTTCGAACGGATCCAGTCCGTCGACGTGGATCAACCGCTGGTCGCCCGGCTGTTCGGGCTGGCCGAGCTCCGGATCGAGGCCGGCGCCGGCGAGGCCGCCACCCGGCTGCGCTACCTCTCCCGTGCCCGGGCGTACGACCTGCGCGACTACCTGCTGCGCCGGGCCGTCGGTGAGCGGACCAGCGTCGCGGCCGTCGGCCGGCAGCCCCGTCCCGGCGTCCTGGTCGATGCCTCGGCGGCCGACCAGTTGCTGCTCACGATGGAACCGACCCGGATCATCGGCGCCTTCCTGTTGTCCACCGAGCTGTGGTGGTCGGTCGGCATCAGCATCGTGATCATCGTCATCGGTTGGACCGCCGGGGCCGGCGCGGTCTCGCTGGCGGTCCTGCTGCCGGTGGTCATCGGCTTCGTCTCGATGGTCAGTCGCCGGGTCAATCACCAATTCAACTTCCAGTTGCTGCGGACGCCGTCGGGCGGTCTGCGGATCACCTCCGGGCTGACCCGTCTGGTCAGCCAGACGCTGCCGATGGACCGGATCCAGGGTGTCCGGATCCGGCAGCCGCTGCTGTGGCGCATTCCCGGGTGGTGGTCGGTCGACATCGACATGGTCGGCCTGGCCAGCGGCCACCGCGAGGAGGACAACGACCGGCGCGAATCGACCGTCCTGCCCGCCGGGACTAGGGCCGAGCTGGCCTTCATCCTGCGTCAGGTGCTGCCCGGGATCGACCTCGACGCCGTGCCGCTGCGCGGGGTGCCGCGTCGGGTCCGGCTGATCCGCTGGGTCGACGCCCACACCCTGCGGTGGGGCGCGACGCCACAGGTCACTATCGCCGACCACGGCGTGTTCGAGCGTCGCGGGGCGATCGTGCCGCTGCGGAAGTTCCAGTCCGTACGCCTCACCCAGGGCCCGCTGCAGCGGTGGCTGGGGCTGGCCAGTGTCCACGTCGACCTCACCCCCGGTCCGGTTCATCTCGTGGCCCGCCACCTGCCGACCGATGAGGCCCGTACGTACGCCCGGACGCTGCTGGCCTGGGGAGCACAGGCCCGGCAGGCTGAGGAGGTGCGGCCGGCGGGGGAGATGCCGCCGTTCGGCGAGGCGGGGCCGGTCGGAGGGACGGCGGCGCGGCCGGCCGGAGGGACGTCCCCGGACACACCGGACACACCGGGGCCGCCACCCGCGTCCCACTCCTGA
- a CDS encoding PH domain-containing protein, whose protein sequence is MSSDPTAGGSMSGGPTSGGPTSAGRPSGSGAELLFDGPGVAWHGIDRRWRTLSLLTTGLWAVVVAVPVAVLLQLVVGQRLYTAIPLVVAGALWLWNAVLILRRWPRWGYAETADELWVRRGVMFRALSVVPYGRLQVVDVNAGPIERAFGLATVTLVTASAETDARIPGLPAAEAARLRDVLTSHSDPRRSGL, encoded by the coding sequence ATGAGCAGTGATCCGACGGCCGGTGGCTCGATGAGCGGCGGCCCGACAAGCGGCGGCCCGACAAGCGCCGGCCGGCCGAGCGGCTCCGGTGCCGAGCTGCTGTTCGACGGCCCCGGCGTCGCCTGGCACGGCATCGATCGACGGTGGCGTACGCTCTCGCTGCTCACCACCGGGTTGTGGGCCGTCGTCGTCGCGGTCCCGGTCGCAGTGCTCCTGCAACTTGTGGTCGGCCAACGGCTCTACACCGCGATCCCACTGGTGGTGGCCGGCGCGCTGTGGCTGTGGAACGCGGTGCTGATCCTGCGCCGGTGGCCGCGCTGGGGCTACGCGGAGACGGCCGATGAGCTGTGGGTGCGGCGTGGCGTGATGTTCCGCGCGCTCAGCGTGGTGCCGTACGGCCGGCTGCAGGTGGTCGACGTGAACGCCGGCCCGATAGAACGGGCCTTCGGCCTGGCGACGGTCACCCTGGTGACCGCCTCCGCGGAGACCGACGCCAGGATCCCTGGGCTACCCGCCGCCGAGGCGGCCCGGCTGCGCGACGTGCTGACCTCGCACAGCGATCCGCGGAGGTCAGGTCTGTGA
- a CDS encoding DUF1707 domain-containing protein, with amino-acid sequence MTAGMPDNLRASDLDRARVTDLLDAAYADGRLTLDEHRDRVAHALSARTFAELGPLTADLSASAGGPANGYGGEQTGLPAVGVPGAAPVPTGPAAGSRPWGVVVDPSTESPRDLVIAVFSGAERKGLLRVPRGTTAVALFGGATIDLREAVFESRTITIDAFAVFGGLDVVVPDGVRVVNQVFPLFGGASSQARCADPNAPTVILRGLAAFGGVSVSLKPADEQ; translated from the coding sequence ATGACCGCTGGAATGCCCGACAATCTCCGTGCCTCGGACCTCGACCGAGCCCGCGTCACCGACCTCCTCGATGCCGCGTACGCGGACGGTCGGTTGACCCTCGACGAGCACCGGGACCGCGTCGCCCACGCGCTGTCGGCGCGGACCTTCGCGGAACTCGGACCGTTGACCGCCGATCTGAGTGCCTCCGCCGGCGGGCCTGCCAACGGCTACGGCGGGGAGCAGACCGGGCTCCCGGCCGTCGGTGTGCCCGGCGCGGCGCCGGTCCCGACCGGTCCCGCCGCCGGTTCCCGACCCTGGGGCGTGGTGGTCGACCCGTCGACGGAGAGCCCACGGGACCTGGTCATCGCGGTGTTCAGCGGCGCGGAGCGGAAAGGCCTGCTCCGCGTCCCGCGGGGCACCACCGCGGTGGCCTTGTTCGGTGGGGCCACGATCGACCTGCGCGAGGCGGTCTTCGAGTCCCGCACCATCACCATCGACGCCTTCGCCGTGTTCGGCGGCCTCGACGTGGTGGTGCCGGACGGCGTACGGGTCGTCAACCAGGTGTTCCCCCTCTTCGGCGGCGCGTCGTCCCAGGCCCGCTGCGCCGACCCGAACGCCCCGACGGTCATCCTGCGCGGCCTCGCGGCCTTCGGTGGGGTGTCCGTGTCACTGAAGCCCGCCGATGAGCAGTGA
- a CDS encoding type II toxin-antitoxin system PemK/MazF family toxin, whose amino-acid sequence MAGRDDSIMRAVWRLVEDIVRGAARRSGSADGAPERPERRPGSSAPSGAGAVPTAVPQRGRAGDHPTSAGAYPGDFTGRPAITYRPREDGRPDPGEVVWTWVPFEEDSTQGKDRPVLLIGTDGPWLLGVQMTSKDHDRDAAQEASVGRYWLDIGAGPWDREGRPSEVRLNRIIRIDPAAVRRTAARLDERRFRTVAEGVLAHY is encoded by the coding sequence ATGGCCGGTCGGGATGACAGCATCATGCGCGCGGTGTGGCGCCTCGTCGAGGACATCGTTCGGGGCGCCGCGCGGCGTTCCGGGAGCGCCGATGGCGCACCCGAGCGACCCGAGCGCCGGCCCGGCTCCTCGGCTCCGTCCGGCGCCGGTGCCGTTCCCACGGCCGTTCCCCAGCGTGGTCGCGCCGGCGACCACCCGACCTCGGCCGGAGCCTACCCGGGCGACTTCACCGGGCGCCCGGCGATCACCTACCGCCCCCGTGAGGACGGCCGGCCCGATCCGGGGGAGGTGGTGTGGACCTGGGTGCCGTTCGAGGAGGACTCGACCCAGGGCAAGGACCGCCCGGTGCTGCTGATCGGCACCGACGGGCCCTGGTTGCTCGGTGTCCAGATGACCTCGAAGGACCACGACCGGGATGCCGCCCAGGAGGCGTCGGTCGGCCGCTATTGGCTGGACATCGGCGCCGGCCCGTGGGACCGCGAGGGCCGCCCCAGCGAGGTGCGGCTGAACCGGATCATCCGGATCGACCCAGCGGCGGTGCGCCGCACCGCCGCGCGGCTGGACGAGCGGCGGTTCCGCACGGTCGCCGAGGGTGTGCTGGCCCATTACTGA
- a CDS encoding ABC transporter permease, translating into MSAEHGDPRRTWPGGRTSRRTRPWRRWRWQGRRDGREGREGRDDRTRRVRTGPTRRDIVDEALAGIQQAPRRAVMTSLGTVLGVGVLVLVIGLTGSASAQIGERFNMLESTQVTVSLTPDPVREFSPGFPTDVERRVGQVDGVVSAGLTGVLFDGKGRLSTLPPSDTGESMQAPVLAVTGGLFDVARVDMAAGRPWDSFVEETGQRVAVVGPTVADRLGLHEPATRQVIYIGGVPFTVAGVIRQVERRPDLLSAVAIPLSTAAQIWGVEGRPSQTELVVEVRPGAASVVGDQLPIALRPDQPDLYAVSLPPDPASLRENVIGDLSILLLLLAGVSVVVGMVGITNTTFMAVMERTGEIGVRRALGARPGHIAWQFLIEAGLLGLMGGVVGTSAGTVGVVAICVIRQWTAVIPWALSIAGPALGLVTGIVAGLHPARQASRIEPIEALRA; encoded by the coding sequence ATGTCCGCTGAACACGGCGATCCGCGACGTACGTGGCCTGGGGGGCGTACGTCACGCAGGACACGACCGTGGCGACGGTGGCGGTGGCAGGGGAGGCGCGACGGCCGCGAGGGCCGCGAGGGCCGTGACGACCGTACGCGCCGGGTACGGACGGGGCCCACCCGCCGCGACATCGTCGACGAGGCCCTGGCAGGCATCCAGCAGGCGCCGCGTCGCGCGGTGATGACGAGCCTCGGCACCGTGCTGGGCGTCGGCGTGCTGGTGCTGGTGATCGGGCTGACGGGTTCGGCCAGCGCCCAGATCGGCGAACGCTTCAACATGCTGGAGTCCACCCAGGTGACGGTCTCCCTCACTCCCGATCCGGTGCGGGAGTTCTCCCCGGGCTTCCCGACGGACGTGGAGCGGCGCGTCGGTCAGGTCGACGGCGTGGTGTCGGCCGGCCTGACCGGCGTCCTCTTCGACGGCAAGGGCCGGCTCAGCACCCTGCCGCCGTCCGACACCGGTGAGTCGATGCAGGCGCCGGTGCTGGCCGTGACGGGCGGGTTGTTCGACGTGGCCCGCGTCGACATGGCCGCCGGGCGGCCCTGGGACAGCTTCGTCGAGGAGACCGGGCAACGAGTGGCCGTGGTCGGCCCGACGGTCGCCGACCGGTTGGGCCTCCACGAGCCGGCCACGCGCCAGGTGATCTACATCGGCGGCGTCCCGTTCACCGTCGCCGGAGTGATCCGCCAGGTGGAGCGCCGCCCCGACCTGCTCAGCGCGGTGGCGATCCCCCTCAGCACCGCCGCCCAGATCTGGGGTGTGGAGGGACGCCCCTCGCAGACCGAGCTGGTGGTGGAGGTCAGGCCCGGCGCAGCATCCGTCGTCGGTGACCAACTCCCGATCGCACTGCGGCCGGACCAACCCGACCTGTACGCGGTGAGCCTGCCGCCCGACCCGGCGTCGCTGCGGGAGAACGTCATCGGCGACCTGTCGATCCTGCTGCTCCTGCTCGCCGGAGTCAGTGTGGTCGTCGGCATGGTCGGCATCACCAACACCACTTTCATGGCCGTGATGGAACGCACCGGCGAGATCGGGGTCCGCCGGGCACTGGGGGCCCGTCCGGGTCACATCGCCTGGCAGTTCCTGATCGAGGCGGGGCTGCTGGGACTGATGGGCGGTGTCGTCGGCACGAGCGCCGGCACCGTCGGGGTGGTGGCGATCTGTGTGATCCGGCAGTGGACCGCGGTGATCCCCTGGGCGTTGTCGATCGCCGGGCCGGCCCTCGGCCTGGTCACCGGGATCGTCGCCGGTCTGCATCCGGCCCGCCAGGCCTCACGGATCGAGCCGATCGAGGCGCTGCGGGCATGA
- a CDS encoding ABC transporter ATP-binding protein translates to MTRLEELLGEPGPELSVPAADAPSSGGSDAPSSGSLDAGSSGGPDVPDTGPVLSFRGCTRTYPGPPRVRALLPFDLDIPAGGLVTVAGPSGSGKSTWLSLAGLLDRPTSGTVALDGQETTTLSEIDRTDLRGRMIGFVFQAFHLMPLRTVTENVELAGLYQGMDRATRRDQAAEALAVVGLTPRAMARAGQLSGGEQQRVAIARGLVGAPRLLLCDEPTGNLDTATGAGIVTILERLAATGITVVVVTHDPDLAARGTIRVEIRDGRVHVR, encoded by the coding sequence ATGACCCGGCTCGAGGAGCTGCTCGGCGAGCCTGGGCCCGAGCTCTCGGTCCCTGCGGCGGACGCTCCGTCCTCCGGCGGCTCGGATGCCCCGTCCTCCGGCAGCCTGGATGCCGGGTCTTCCGGCGGCCCGGACGTCCCGGACACCGGTCCGGTGCTGTCCTTCCGTGGCTGCACCCGGACGTACCCGGGGCCACCCCGGGTGCGGGCGCTGCTGCCGTTCGACCTGGACATCCCCGCCGGCGGCCTGGTGACCGTCGCCGGACCGAGCGGCTCCGGCAAGAGCACCTGGCTGTCGCTGGCCGGCCTGCTCGACCGTCCCACCTCGGGAACCGTGGCGCTGGACGGCCAGGAGACCACGACCCTGTCGGAGATCGACCGCACCGACCTGCGGGGGCGGATGATCGGCTTCGTCTTCCAGGCCTTCCACCTGATGCCGCTGCGTACGGTCACCGAGAACGTGGAACTGGCCGGTCTCTACCAGGGGATGGACCGTGCCACCCGCCGGGACCAGGCGGCCGAGGCGCTGGCCGTCGTCGGGCTCACTCCGCGGGCGATGGCCCGGGCGGGCCAGTTGTCGGGTGGAGAACAGCAACGGGTGGCGATCGCGCGTGGCCTGGTCGGTGCCCCGCGCCTGCTGCTGTGCGACGAACCCACCGGCAACCTCGACACCGCGACCGGCGCTGGCATCGTCACCATCCTGGAGCGCCTGGCCGCCACCGGGATCACTGTGGTGGTGGTCACCCACGACCCGGACCTGGCGGCCCGGGGCACGATCCGGGTCGAGATCCGCGACGGGAGGGTCCATGTCCGCTGA